The Mercenaria mercenaria strain notata chromosome 10, MADL_Memer_1, whole genome shotgun sequence genome contains a region encoding:
- the LOC123560869 gene encoding homeobox even-skipped homolog protein 1-like yields the protein MISPAVTPASDMGVQQKPFHRPGFPTEYPTIPSPIERGQSCPTSPSSPCSTVSEHDSSLEKTTPTDSDHSDDGDKDTLGTHYYRNPNVDTDLSNLDNGVRRYRTAFTKEQINTLEREFNKENYVSRPKRCELAKQLNLPESTIKVWFQNRRMKDKRQRMAVTWPYGIPPDPQIYAYLAAAAASYPYALPNPATVSYPSLPLPGLYQSQTSSAFSPLAPQNPLKPMFDTLPPFPGSLSASSALDRLSSATSEATSIDSSLAQRYKTENPALGAIPSITGLKSGCPCGLPTCSLSTGLHPSFPTSIPSSFHPGLHPSLTTSISTGLMSAPLNPLFQKAELTKH from the exons ATGATATCGCCGGCAGTCACTCCAGCATCGGATATGGGAGTTCAACAGAAGCCGTTCCATCGGCCTGGATTCCCAACGGAATACCCGACCATTCCGTCCCCAATAGAGCGCGGACAGAGTTGTCCTACTTCGCCGTCATCCCCCTGTTCGACAGTTTCAGAACACGATTCAAGTTTAGAGAAGACGACACCGACGGATTCAGATCATTCCGACGACGGTGACAAAGATACTTTGGGGACGCACTACTACAGAAATCCAAACGTTGACACAg atttgtcCAACCTTGATAATGGCGTGAGGCGCTACAGGACAGCCTTCACCAAAGAACAAATCAACACATTGGAGAGAGAATTTAACAAAGAAAATTATGTATCAAGACCAAAACGATGTGAACTCGCAAAACAACTGAATCTTCCAGAAAGTACTATTAAG GTCTGGTTCCAAAATCGCCGTATGAAGGACAAGCGTCAAAGAATGGCTGTTACGTGGCCATACGGAATTCCTCCAGATCCACAAATCTATGCGTATCTCGCTGCAGCCGCCGCATCGTATCCATACGCTTTACCAAATCCAGCCACAGTATCGTATCCATCACTTCCACTTCCGGGACTATATCAGTCACAAACTTCATCGGCTTTTTCGCCATTGGCACCACAGAACCCACTTAAACCAATGTTCGATACTTTACCTCCTTTTCCCGGGTCACTGAGTGCTTCGTCTGCTTTAGACAGGCTATCATCAGCAACATCCGAAGCTACCTCAATTGACTCATCATTAGCTCAGAGATACAAAACGGAGAACCCAGCTTTGGGGGCAATACCTTCTATCACAGGACTTAAATCTGGATGTCCGTGTGGTCTTCCAACTTGTTCGTTATCAACTGGGCTTCACCCGAGCTTTCCGACATCTATACCCAGCAGCTTTCACCCGGGACTTCATCCATCACTAACAACATCAATTTCAACTGGATTAATGTCTGCACCATTGAATCCACTTTTCCAAAAAGCAGAACTTACCAAACATTAA